The Echinicola rosea genome has a segment encoding these proteins:
- a CDS encoding cation diffusion facilitator family transporter has product MNKSTFKISKMDCPSEEQMIRMKLEPLSQVKHLEFDIPARKLEVFHQDEVLPIQNAISELNLNDQLQSTTEAEMPIAEDETKHKKILWWVLGINFGFFVAEMTTGWISRSMGLIADSLDMLADSIVYGLSLFAVGAAISRKKKVAKISGYFQMALALLGFSEVLRRFFTQSETPLFQWMIIVSLLALAGNLISLWLINKAKSKEAHMQASAIFTSNDIIVNAGVILAGVLVYWLESKWPDLIVGGIVFAFVMRGAIRILRLAK; this is encoded by the coding sequence ATGAATAAAAGCACTTTCAAAATAAGCAAAATGGACTGCCCCTCAGAGGAGCAAATGATCCGTATGAAACTGGAACCTCTCAGTCAGGTAAAGCATCTGGAGTTTGATATTCCGGCACGTAAGCTGGAAGTATTTCATCAGGATGAAGTACTGCCTATACAAAATGCCATCAGTGAACTAAACCTCAACGATCAACTCCAGAGTACTACTGAGGCAGAAATGCCTATTGCCGAAGACGAGACCAAGCACAAGAAAATACTCTGGTGGGTGCTGGGCATCAATTTTGGATTTTTTGTAGCCGAAATGACCACCGGATGGATATCCAGGTCCATGGGCTTGATAGCCGACTCGCTGGATATGCTGGCTGATTCCATTGTCTATGGTCTGAGTCTCTTTGCGGTGGGAGCAGCTATTTCCCGCAAGAAAAAAGTTGCCAAGATCAGTGGTTACTTTCAGATGGCCCTGGCCCTGCTTGGGTTTTCGGAAGTACTACGTAGGTTTTTTACTCAAAGCGAAACGCCTCTGTTCCAGTGGATGATTATTGTATCCCTGCTTGCTTTAGCGGGCAACCTCATTTCACTATGGCTGATCAACAAGGCAAAAAGTAAAGAGGCCCACATGCAGGCCAGTGCGATCTTTACCTCTAATGACATCATCGTTAACGCAGGGGTGATACTGGCCGGGGTATTGGTTTATTGGCTGGAAAGCAAATGGCCTGATTTGATTGTAGGCGGGATCGTTTTTGCCTTTGTGATGCGTGGTGCAATTAGGATTTTAAGGTTAGCAAAGTGA
- the mobC gene encoding conjugal transfer protein MobC: MATGESIEGLRKIIDITRKGSVGILCLHFYHTGYGLFCQLGACHAITDRLLAGLAETGLFASAVWTKGLVLFLLCVSLLGSKGKKKEDSKMAPLLVGFLLGSAVFLSCHYWTGEIVWPLSSFYAYMAITSLSFLAVLSTGARMGRVLFLGNQKNVFNHLNETFPQEERLLENEYSVNLPACYKLKNKVRASWINIINPFRALLVAGTPGSGKSYFVIRHVIAQHIQKGFSMFIYDYKYDDLSIIAYNTLLKNLAAYKEKPRFYTINFDRLSHSHRCNPLEPETMLDITDASEAARTIMMGLNREWIKKQGDFFVESPINFLTAVIWFLKKHQRGKYCTLPHVIELMLLDYADLFTVLRTEPEIEALINPFVSAFEKGAKEQLEGQIASAKITMARLSSPQLYYVLSDSEFSLDINDPKKPKILCVGNNPQKQQVYGAVLSLYISRITKLANKKGKLKSSLIFDEYPTIYFNGMDNLIATARSNKVATCLGIQDYSQLKKDYGREQAEVIMNTVGNIVSGQVLGDTAKQLSERFGKIMQDRTSLSINSNDTSISKSRQLDMAVPASTIASLSSGEFVGMVADNPDERISHKMFHAEIQNDHAAIARETAAYIPIPKVRDISTSEVEENYHMVKKEVQQVVKMEIDRIMDTPSLEHLLVGKRKPG; this comes from the coding sequence GTGGCAACAGGTGAAAGCATAGAAGGACTGCGCAAGATCATCGACATAACCCGCAAGGGAAGTGTGGGGATACTGTGCCTGCACTTTTACCATACCGGTTATGGCCTTTTCTGCCAGCTGGGAGCCTGCCATGCCATTACCGACAGACTGTTGGCCGGACTGGCAGAGACGGGGCTCTTTGCTTCCGCCGTATGGACAAAGGGATTGGTCCTGTTCCTGTTGTGCGTGTCCCTTTTGGGCAGCAAGGGCAAAAAGAAGGAGGACAGTAAAATGGCTCCTTTGCTGGTGGGTTTTCTATTGGGCAGTGCCGTTTTCCTTTCCTGCCATTATTGGACAGGTGAAATAGTATGGCCTCTAAGCAGCTTCTATGCTTATATGGCCATAACCTCTCTTTCTTTTTTAGCCGTGCTTTCCACCGGGGCACGAATGGGAAGGGTGCTGTTTCTGGGAAACCAAAAGAACGTGTTCAACCACCTCAACGAGACTTTCCCACAGGAAGAAAGATTGCTGGAAAATGAATACTCGGTCAACCTGCCGGCATGCTACAAACTCAAAAACAAGGTACGGGCTTCCTGGATAAACATCATCAACCCTTTCCGGGCACTGCTGGTAGCCGGGACACCGGGATCCGGGAAAAGCTACTTTGTCATACGCCATGTTATTGCCCAGCACATCCAAAAGGGCTTCAGCATGTTCATCTATGATTACAAATACGATGACCTGTCCATCATTGCCTACAATACCCTTTTGAAGAACCTTGCTGCCTATAAGGAAAAGCCAAGATTCTATACCATCAATTTTGATCGCTTGAGCCATTCCCATCGCTGTAATCCCCTGGAGCCGGAGACCATGCTGGACATCACCGATGCCAGTGAGGCGGCAAGGACGATCATGATGGGGCTCAACCGGGAGTGGATCAAAAAGCAGGGCGACTTTTTTGTGGAGTCGCCCATCAATTTCCTGACGGCGGTCATATGGTTCTTGAAAAAGCACCAGCGTGGAAAATATTGCACCCTTCCCCACGTGATCGAACTGATGCTTCTGGATTATGCCGACCTGTTTACCGTGCTGCGCACTGAACCGGAAATCGAGGCTTTGATCAACCCCTTTGTATCGGCGTTCGAAAAGGGGGCAAAGGAGCAGTTGGAAGGACAGATTGCCAGTGCCAAGATAACCATGGCAAGGTTGTCGTCCCCACAGCTCTATTATGTGCTTTCCGATAGCGAATTCAGCCTTGATATCAATGATCCGAAAAAGCCAAAAATCCTTTGCGTGGGCAACAACCCGCAAAAGCAACAGGTATACGGGGCAGTATTGTCATTGTACATTTCCAGAATTACCAAGCTGGCCAACAAGAAAGGAAAACTCAAGAGCAGCCTGATATTCGATGAATATCCGACCATCTATTTCAACGGCATGGACAACCTGATCGCCACGGCCAGGAGCAACAAGGTGGCCACCTGTCTGGGCATACAGGATTACAGCCAGCTCAAAAAGGACTATGGTAGGGAACAGGCAGAGGTGATCATGAATACCGTGGGCAATATCGTGTCGGGCCAGGTGCTGGGCGATACGGCAAAGCAGCTGTCAGAACGCTTCGGCAAGATCATGCAGGACAGGACGAGCCTCTCGATCAACAGCAACGACACATCCATCAGCAAATCCCGCCAACTGGACATGGCCGTGCCCGCTTCTACCATCGCCTCATTGTCATCAGGGGAATTTGTGGGCATGGTGGCCGATAATCCCGATGAACGGATCTCCCACAAAATGTTTCATGCCGAAATCCAGAACGACCATGCGGCCATTGCACGGGAGACGGCTGCCTACATTCCCATTCCGAAAGTCAGAGATATCAGTACTTCAGAAGTGGAGGAGAATTACCACATGGTCAAAAAGGAGGTGCAACAGGTCGTCAAAATGGAAATCGACAGGATCATGGATACCCCATCGCTGGAACACCTGTTGGTTGGGAAAAGGAAACCGGGCTAA
- a CDS encoding relaxase/mobilization nuclease domain-containing protein, with protein sequence MVVRITTGKSIRGVLRYNENKVENGQATLLMASGFLQLDPDHKEKLQRLDKLIKMNKRTKTNALHISLNFSPDDKLDADTMKRIATEYMDRIGFGGQPYLVYLHHDAGHPHLHVATCNIDAKGRRLETHNLGRLLSEPARKQIEKDYGLVVAEEQGHRKRFLLQPLEPVEYGKKETKAAVTKAVQEVLYNYRFTSLGQMNAILGHFNVTAYQGEPGSRMHEKKGLVYSIVDRQGNRVGVPIKASELYERPTLSRLEKAFERNAKRTLEFRAPLKETVSKALWPSGCMEQFRKKLSKEGVGLVIRQNGEGRVYGLTYIDFVNRCVFNGSQLGKGLSAKGVQERFAALSRPCALEGPKETSIETSLLNFIPSLSRTEILDLLFQGAAYEPVPYPLKRKRKKRRRPKL encoded by the coding sequence ATGGTCGTAAGGATCACTACCGGGAAGTCCATCCGGGGTGTGTTGCGCTATAATGAAAACAAGGTGGAAAACGGACAGGCCACTTTGCTTATGGCCAGTGGATTTCTGCAGCTTGATCCTGATCATAAGGAAAAGCTGCAGCGTTTAGACAAGTTGATCAAAATGAACAAAAGGACGAAAACCAATGCGCTGCATATCTCCCTTAACTTTTCCCCGGATGACAAGTTGGATGCCGATACCATGAAAAGGATCGCTACAGAGTATATGGATAGGATAGGCTTTGGAGGGCAGCCCTACCTGGTCTATCTCCACCATGATGCCGGACATCCCCACTTGCACGTGGCCACCTGTAATATTGACGCAAAGGGCAGACGGCTTGAAACACATAATCTGGGAAGGCTCCTTTCAGAGCCGGCAAGAAAGCAGATTGAAAAGGACTACGGCCTGGTGGTGGCCGAAGAGCAGGGCCACCGCAAGCGGTTCCTGCTCCAACCGCTGGAACCTGTGGAATACGGCAAAAAGGAAACCAAGGCTGCAGTGACCAAGGCCGTACAGGAAGTGCTTTACAACTATCGGTTTACTTCGCTTGGCCAGATGAATGCCATCTTGGGACATTTTAACGTGACCGCTTATCAGGGAGAACCGGGAAGCAGGATGCACGAAAAGAAGGGACTGGTCTACAGTATTGTTGATCGGCAGGGAAACAGGGTGGGCGTGCCCATCAAGGCAAGTGAGCTGTATGAAAGGCCCACATTGTCCCGTTTGGAAAAGGCATTTGAACGGAACGCCAAAAGGACATTGGAATTTAGGGCACCCTTGAAGGAAACCGTGTCCAAGGCACTCTGGCCTTCGGGCTGCATGGAGCAGTTCAGGAAAAAGCTGTCCAAAGAAGGCGTAGGGCTGGTCATTCGGCAGAACGGTGAGGGAAGGGTGTATGGGCTGACCTATATCGACTTTGTCAACAGGTGCGTGTTCAATGGCAGCCAACTGGGCAAAGGCCTTTCGGCAAAAGGGGTGCAGGAGCGGTTTGCCGCACTTTCAAGACCATGTGCACTGGAAGGGCCTAAGGAAACATCCATCGAAACCTCCCTGTTGAATTTTATTCCTTCGCTCAGCAGGACGGAAATTCTGGACCTGCTCTTCCAGGGAGCTGCCTACGAACCGGTGCCCTACCCGCTGAAAAGGAAAAGGAAGAAACGACGGAGACCAAAACTATAG
- a CDS encoding plasmid mobilization protein codes for MKQKRPERTYRKTVRFKAEEYRKLERLLEQSAGCRNLSELLRSMLFERAITVNTRNASLDEVKGELVAIKTALHKIGVNINQLVHYFHAHPEPKNKRFYARKVMPLYAKVGGLVSKLLLVLDRLSKRPWS; via the coding sequence ATGAAACAGAAAAGACCGGAACGTACCTACAGGAAGACCGTCCGTTTTAAAGCGGAAGAGTACCGGAAACTGGAACGGTTACTGGAACAATCGGCAGGTTGCCGCAACCTGAGCGAACTGCTGCGGAGCATGCTCTTTGAACGTGCCATTACCGTCAACACCCGGAACGCTTCCCTAGATGAGGTAAAGGGCGAACTGGTAGCGATCAAAACAGCACTCCACAAAATCGGGGTGAACATCAACCAGCTTGTCCACTATTTCCATGCCCACCCCGAACCGAAGAACAAACGCTTTTATGCAAGGAAAGTCATGCCGCTGTACGCCAAGGTGGGAGGGCTGGTTTCCAAACTGCTCTTGGTACTTGACCGATTGTCGAAAAGGCCATGGTCGTAA
- a CDS encoding JAB domain-containing protein: protein MDSNNKDIVSSQVAEIVLSYKANSKVSQKPQITSSLTANRILRANWDESKIEFIEEFKVILLNRANRVLGIINASSGGTAGTVVDLKVIFGAAMKASATAMIISHYEKEMVM from the coding sequence ATGGACAGCAACAACAAAGACATCGTATCCAGCCAAGTAGCAGAAATTGTACTAAGTTACAAGGCCAATTCAAAGGTTTCCCAAAAGCCCCAAATCACGTCCTCCTTGACTGCCAATAGGATTTTAAGGGCCAACTGGGATGAGTCGAAAATAGAGTTTATTGAAGAATTTAAGGTTATTCTCCTAAATAGGGCTAACCGTGTCCTTGGAATTATCAACGCCTCATCCGGAGGAACTGCAGGGACTGTAGTAGACCTGAAAGTGATCTTTGGGGCAGCCATGAAAGCATCTGCTACGGCTATGATAATTTCGCATTATGAAAAGGAAATGGTTATGTAA
- a CDS encoding Fur family transcriptional regulator, which yields MSIAAGILQDHGILLTDTRTKVIEYILEKQKACSMKELQKALATTARQEKPINKTTFYRTIDLFEEKGIVHRIDDGSGTAKYAISKHDSTNGKWHLHFRCEVCNRTFCLPDPIPNELLSIGGNHHVKKINMVLQGICEKCCEN from the coding sequence ATGAGCATAGCAGCAGGCATACTTCAGGATCATGGAATTCTTTTAACAGATACTCGTACCAAGGTGATTGAATACATTCTTGAGAAGCAAAAGGCTTGTAGCATGAAAGAACTTCAAAAAGCTTTGGCAACTACTGCCCGGCAGGAAAAACCGATAAATAAAACGACTTTCTATCGCACCATAGACCTTTTTGAAGAAAAAGGAATAGTACACAGGATTGATGATGGTAGTGGGACAGCAAAATATGCCATATCAAAGCATGACTCAACCAATGGAAAATGGCATCTCCACTTTCGCTGTGAAGTGTGTAATAGAACCTTCTGTTTACCTGATCCTATACCAAATGAGCTACTTTCAATTGGGGGCAATCATCATGTAAAGAAGATAAATATGGTGCTCCAGGGTATCTGTGAAAAATGTTGTGAAAACTAA